The following is a genomic window from Sinorhizobium fredii NGR234.
CACCGACAGGTGGGCGGAGGCGCTGCTGCTGCGGCAGATGGTCCGGGAGCTGTGGGCTGCCACGGCCGAAGCCTGAGTAGACCACCGGCGGTCGCGCCTGTTCGAACCCTTCAATTCAACGAACAACGAGGATCATGATGAAATCACGTGCAGCCGTCGCGTTCGAGCCGGGCAAGCCGCTCGAGATCGTCGAAATCGATGTCGCCCCGCCGCAGAAGGGCGAGGTTCTTGTCAAAATCTCCCATACCGGCGTCTGTCATACCGATGCCTTCACCTTGTCCGGCGCCGATCCGGAAGGCATCTTTCCGGTGGTGCTTGGACATGAGGGAGCGGGCGTGGTCGTCGAGGTCGGCGAAGGTGTGACGAGTGTGAGCCCTGGCGATCACGTCATTCCGCTTTATACCGCCGAATGCCGGGAGTGTCTGTTCTGCACGTCCGGCAAGACCAATCTGTGCGTCGCCGTGCGGGCCACCCAGGGCAAGGGCCTGATGCCGGATGGCACGACGCGCCTCTCCTACAGGGGACAGCCGATCTATCACTACATGGGGTGCTCGACTTTCAGCGAATACACCGTCGTCGCAGAAGTTTCGCTGGCGAAGATCAATCCCGAAGCCAACCATGAGCATGTCTGCCTTCTGGGGTGTGGCGTGACGACCGGCATCGGCGCGGTTCACAATACGGCAAAGGTCCAGCCTGGGGATTCGGTCGCAGTGTTCGGCCTCGGCGGTATCGGCCTTGCCGTGATTCAGGGTGCGCGCCAGGCAAAGGCGGGCCGTATCATCGCGATCGACACCAATCCGTCGAAATTCGAGCTTGCCCGGTCCTTCGGCGCAACCGACTGCATCAATCCCAAGGAGCATGACAAGCCGATCCAGCACGTCGTCATCGAGATGACCGGCTGGGGTGTCGACCATTCCTTCGAGTGCATCGGCAACGTCAACGTGATGCGTGCAGCACTTGAATGCGCACACCGCGGCTGGGGCCAGTCCGTGGTGATCGGCGTGGCCGGCGCGGGCCAGGAGATTTCCACCCGGCCGTTTCAGCTCGTCACCGGACGCACCTGGAAAGGCACGGCATTCGGCGGCGTCAAGGGGCGCAGCCAGCTACCTGATATGGTCGAGGACGCAATGCGCGGCGACATCGAGCTGGCGCCTTTCGTTACGCACACCATGGGCATCGAGGAGATCAACCACGCCTTCGATTTGATGCATGAAGGCAAGTCCATACGAACCGTGGTCCATTACTGACCGGCAGCGTTTCACGGGTGGCTTTTTCAGGGTGTGGCCGATCAGTGCCACAGGAACCGCATCCAATCTCCTCGGAATGCGGTTCGAAGAAGAGAGGTGGCTCCCGACCACCTCTCTTTTCGTATGCTGCAATGCCGCTTCATTTCCCGACCGGCAGGTTCCGGCCGGTGCATGCTTCGAACCAGGAAAGGCTAGCCGCTATTGCGCGGCTTTGGCGCGAGCCAGATGCGGCTTGGTACGGCATCGACGACTTCGGGGCTGGAGAAAAACCGACGCTTACCTATTTCGCAGGAAGGGAAAACAAGGCCGAATGGCTTGAAAGCGAAAGGAACAGGCAATGGCGAAGAATACGATCTGCCTCTGGTTCGACAAGGACGCCGAGGCTGCCGCTCGCTTCTACTGCGAAATCTTTCCCGACAGCCGGGTGAGTGCCGTGCACCGGGCACCCAGCGACTACCCCTCGGGCAAGGAGGGCGACGTGTTGACGGTCGACTTCACCGTTGCGGGCATTCCCTGCCTCGGCCTGAACGGGGGACCCGCGTTCAAGCACAGCGAAGCCTTCTCGTTCCAGATCGCCACCGACGATCAGCAGGAGACCGACCGCTACTGGAATGCCATCGTCGGCAACGGCGGCCAGGAGAGCGCCTGCGGCTGGTGCAAGGACAGGTGGGGGATTTCCTGGCAAATCACGCCGCGCGTCCTGACGGACGCGATGGCAGCTGGCGGCGCCGAAGCAAAGCGCGCCTTCGAGGCGATGATGACCATGAAGAAAATCGACGTCGCCGCGATCGAGGCGGCGCGGCGCGGGTAACGCTCATCGCGTCCCACCCAAACATGCCGGATCCGGACGGATGCGCCGCCGCGGCTTCTAATCGGCATTCGGCGCGATCAACGTGAGCGATGGGAAATAGGTCCGGTAGCGGCTTGTATCCCGGGTCAGCAAAGGGAGTCGGCCGACTGCAGCGTGGGCCCCGATGAAGAAATCCGGCAGGACGCCGGTCCTGGCACCTGAACGGCGATACTGCGTGAAGACCTTACCGGCGAGGAAGAGCGCGGCACGCGGCGTCGGGGCGAGCTCCAGTCCCGCCTCGCTCAGGAACGCGTCGAGTTGCTCGATGCGTTCATACCGCACCGCGAGTTCCGCATAGACCGTGTCGTTGATCAACAGCGGCCCTTCGAGGCTCGCCGCCTCGAGCGCGGCGATCGACCAGTCGGCCCAGTGCGGATCGTCGGTCACGACGTCCAGCAGCACATTGGTGTCTACCAGCGTCATGCATCGCCGCGCGTCAACGCCATGATGGCATCCGTGCTAAGCCCCTTGCCGGCATGGCCGCGCAACTTGGCAAACCGGCTCTTGGGCCGCTTGTTGTCGGCCCGGACGAGGAAGATGCTACCGTCAGGCGAGCGCCGAAATTCAACTTTG
Proteins encoded in this region:
- a CDS encoding S-(hydroxymethyl)glutathione dehydrogenase/class III alcohol dehydrogenase, with the translated sequence MKSRAAVAFEPGKPLEIVEIDVAPPQKGEVLVKISHTGVCHTDAFTLSGADPEGIFPVVLGHEGAGVVVEVGEGVTSVSPGDHVIPLYTAECRECLFCTSGKTNLCVAVRATQGKGLMPDGTTRLSYRGQPIYHYMGCSTFSEYTVVAEVSLAKINPEANHEHVCLLGCGVTTGIGAVHNTAKVQPGDSVAVFGLGGIGLAVIQGARQAKAGRIIAIDTNPSKFELARSFGATDCINPKEHDKPIQHVVIEMTGWGVDHSFECIGNVNVMRAALECAHRGWGQSVVIGVAGAGQEISTRPFQLVTGRTWKGTAFGGVKGRSQLPDMVEDAMRGDIELAPFVTHTMGIEEINHAFDLMHEGKSIRTVVHY
- a CDS encoding VOC family protein, with translation MAKNTICLWFDKDAEAAARFYCEIFPDSRVSAVHRAPSDYPSGKEGDVLTVDFTVAGIPCLGLNGGPAFKHSEAFSFQIATDDQQETDRYWNAIVGNGGQESACGWCKDRWGISWQITPRVLTDAMAAGGAEAKRAFEAMMTMKKIDVAAIEAARRG
- a CDS encoding type II toxin-antitoxin system VapC family toxin, yielding MTLVDTNVLLDVVTDDPHWADWSIAALEAASLEGPLLINDTVYAELAVRYERIEQLDAFLSEAGLELAPTPRAALFLAGKVFTQYRRSGARTGVLPDFFIGAHAAVGRLPLLTRDTSRYRTYFPSLTLIAPNAD
- a CDS encoding AbrB/MazE/SpoVT family DNA-binding domain-containing protein — encoded protein: MATTVTAKGQVTIPKEVRDLMGIGPGSKVEFRRSPDGSIFLVRADNKRPKSRFAKLRGHAGKGLSTDAIMALTRGDA